GGAACTAGCCGATGAGCGTCTCCTTTAGCTGGGGACAGCCACCCTGCGCCCCACCCTTCTAGAAACAGGAAGATATGTATGTTGCCTTAATTCCCTGCTCTGTTGGACACCACCAATTGAGGACAACTGGACTGGGCCTGGACTTCCCGTACCGAGCGTTCACTGCGACAGAGATAAAACATTGGATAGGACTTCTGTTGCATGCAAGTTAAAATGCAAGATTGTACAAAACGATCAAAAGGGCAAAACTTTCAGAAAAACTTGTTTTTATTCCAGATAAATGTacattaaaggggaagtcaactccAAGGTGAGGTTATCCATTTGCAATCAAGTTACTAAGCAAAATAACAGCAGATAAGAACATTTAGTGACCGATTTAGCAAGCGCTATTTCACTTTAGTTTTCTCCTAATCTGAATTTAATAATTTGTTgaattgttttgaccaaaaggTCGTGGTGAAACCCTAAACCAATAAGGTGGTAAAAGAAACTTAACTCCAGAATAACAAGACAAGGTGGAGAAAGTGGATGTGGACGAGCAACCGGAAGTTTCCCGTTTGCCCGTTTGGATTGTGTCAAAGAGGGACTAGAGGTGGACCTGTTGGATCTCGGGCTGTCAGACCGGTCACTGGGGGACCTGATGGTACTCTCGAACTGGACAGGGTTGCTCGTGGTAGTTTGCCTTGAAGCCTTCTTTAAGGCCTTTGGAGATTTGAGGCCAAGGCTttagaaaaaacaaatgtttaacaATATTTTCAATAAACTTTGCTTATAGTATTTCATAGAATAATAgatttaaatttaaactgggaAACTGGTCGCTCCTTACCTCAATGTCTTGAGGAATCAGGGATGGCTTGGGTACTACATGAATGAAGATGATTCTGAACCTAAGATAATTTTGGAAATCATCACATCAACAACAGATTACAAATATTCTTTGTTTTTATAGAATTGTGCTTGTTGCACCATAGTCTGTACCATTACTTTTGTTAGACAGAACCTTGTCGTCAGACAGGAGCGCACAGACGTGGTCTGACTCACCTCTCATGACGCAGTAACAGGACGGCCATCAGGATGAGAATAACGGGAGCCAGAATGTACACAATTATCCAGACAAACATGGAACCGTCACCTTGGTCACTTTCTGGGACAAGAAGAAAGAAAGGTTGGTAAATTAGATTATTCGAATGCCCCCTGAAATTGTTCAGGGACTATTATTATTACCTGTGCCATTGTTTGATCCCCACATCACAGAATCACTCCAGTCGCTCCAGCCAGAAGCTCCGCATCCTTCATGCAATTTGCTTCTCACCTGAAGCTCATACTGGGATCGACTGGAGGGCAAGTTGATGCAATAATTTTGCTTCCCTAGATTGACTCTATCTGGCTGCAAAATGCATAAAGTATTTCAAATGGAACGCTAGTGCAGATCTCAAAGAAAATGTACCAAGACGGACTCTGATGACGTCAGGTAACTTACAACCCACTCCTCGTAATTGATCCTATAGCGAACCTCATTTTCCACACATGATGGAAACGTCTGATTCCAATAGAACCACAGATTCCAGTCGGATCCATTCTGAACAGTCAGGTTGGTTGGCGGATTTAACTTCACTGCGGGCAAGTCaaaatgatttattattttgggtggaaaaaaaaaagaaggacaaATGTTCCCCTAAAATGTGCAACGATTCCAGTACCTTTGCTTTTAAGATAATCGCTCTTCGGATAAGTGTCGTTGCCATGCACCAGTTGCATGTAGAAAGTGAAAAACCTGTTGGCTATGTAACCATACGGCTGAATGCAGCCAATTTTTAGACTGTTGTTTGTTATGTACTTCTCACATTCTCTGACTGCTTCATCATGAAACCTGTGTAAGAAAAATCAAAAGTTGCTGTCTTAATTATTTTACAGATTGTCATTGAAAACTAAGCACGTATTTATCTGGCACCCGCTTGATTAAAAGGAAGAGAAATTCATCTCAAGTCAGAGCGTTTCATTTGAACTAACCAGCTGCGGAAGGTGTAATTGACTTTAGGGTTGCCATGTTTGTTCCAGGTACATTTCACAGACTCCAAATGCAAAACAACACAGTCGACATCTGCGAGACAAGACAAACACAGGAAAAGCAAGTGTGGTAAAACCTTATGGTTTCTGTGAGTCCCCTCAGGAAAATTGCAAAGAGTACAAACAAACTGCAGACTAAGTCAAACTAGCCTACATTAAATAGAACATCAAATGTTCTTACCTGGGGGTTCTTCGGCAAAGCCGGGACCTACCAGAACGAGAAGTAACAATAATTTATGTAACATCGTGGCGCTTAAGAGCGTGGATGCTTTCAGATGCGGCTCATTGATTACATCTGAGAGCAATGTGTCACATTTGGGGTTTTCCTGCCCCTAGACTTTGGTTTATGCTTCCTGTCAGCGGAAACTGCCGAGTTATCGACTACATGAGCACCTTATGAAAGATCACAAAATCATAATTACTCAACATTATTGGCTCAACAATATTAGGATTGTAAATATTATCCTTGCCAATAGAGACACAGTGGATTTAGTATTCAAATATTTAAGAATAAACCCATATTTGCATGCAGGTTttgctctttttgtttgttttctgaagTTCTGACGGCATGAGGAAGTCTGATTGGGGGCATCATGTCTAGTAGCACTTTCCATCATGTGTGCAACtgcagcttttgcttttgtggaAGCAACATTGAGGATTTTAACGTACACCCAAATGTGAGTGAAGTGGATATAAAACACGTATTACTAAAAAAGAATCTAAGCCAATTTCGAAAAAGATTGATCTTGCCATACCATTCATTGTGTTCAGCATCTAATGTCTTCACAGCAAATAATAGATTCATAGCTTTAATCATATATGGTCATATCATACACATCAGTTTCATTAGACtaatatttgtttattattttattaattgcaTTTTGCATTAACTTAAAGATGCACTGGCGCCTGTCATTTTTGTCTGAGCAGGTTTTATTAAGTACATACATGACATTTTGCACTGGTCAACAGCAAATCTTAATCAGAGATAGTTTTATCTGTCCCTAAACGTATTTTGATTAAAATTGtccatttattgtatttatatacagtaatccctcgttgatcgcggataattggttccaaaaaccacccgcgataagtgatcACTGTAGTAGTAATTATAATACTGTACTACGTgtattttttaatcttattttgAATAACCGGAagttcttttattttgacaccAGCCCGGAATTTGACTCCGTTTGTTGTGGTCTGTCACGGGGATATTGCGCTTCGCCAGCTACTACAAACATTAACGCTACTATGGCGTCTACGCAAATAATACCCCTTGTTCACGTTAAATCCCCGACGGCGTTGTGGTCGCTGCCGTTCGCGTTGCTATCCTTCGTCCTCGTCGGAAGAGGCGAGGGCAACGCAATGGACAACGTCGTAACAGAGAGGCTGGCTGAAGAAAGCCACCGCCAAGACAGTGCCAACCTGCTCATATTCATCATGCTGCTAACGCTCACTATTCTCACTATATGGCTCTTCAAGCACAGGCGCTTTCGGTTCCTCCACGAAACGGGACTCGCCATGATCTATGGTAAGAGCACTAGCCTCGAGTAAATCACCCGTGGACACTGTGTAGCATCCGTGCTAACTAGCTGACTGGGTGCTTAAGGATGGCGTTGGTTGCTCAATTTGACATCTTACAGTACAGCCGCTTCTCGACAGTAACTTTGACAATAAGTAACATGGTGGTAACAGCGTGTCCGTAAAGATTCCCCAGGTtgcccactagatggcagcaaagcattATTAATAATAGATTCCTAAAGAAACAATGATCACCACCTAATTGTCTCTTTTTCTCCTCCTTGAAAGGCCTTCTGGTGGGTGTGATACTCCGGTTCGGCGTCCACGTGCCCCCGAGTATGAGCGACGTGGTGCAGGGTTGCGCGGTGAACGCCAGTCCTGCCACCCTGCTGGTGAACGTCAGCGGGCGATTTTACGAGTACACCCTAAAGGGCGAAGTCAGCCGAAGCAAAGGCCACCAAGTGCAGGACGACGAGATGTTGAGAAAGGCAAGTCGAGACCTTGTCATTATttatactttctttttttcccccccccgatTATTGTCTTATTATTTATGGAACGACTAAAGCATCATTTATTCTCCATTTTCTCAGGTTACTTTTGACCCAGAAGTCTTTTTCAACATTTTACTACCCCCGATCATCTTCCATGCAGGCTACAGTCTAAAACGGGTAAGGCGATCTAAAGAACACTTAATATTCAAAGTTAACTGTGCTAGAGAAGAGGCCCAGTATTGGGAGATACTGGATGATCAGGAAACCAATCacaattttttaatttgttttaagaTTTGATCGGGGGCTCTAGTTCAATAGTTCCTATTCGTTGATAAATGTTTGTCTTGGTCTGTCCCAGAGACATTTTTTCCGTAACATTGGCTCCATCCTGGCCTACGCTTTCCTGGGAACTGTTATATCTTGCTTTATTATTGGGTAAGTGATCCAATCAGATTCATCTACTTTAATTACAATGAGCTTTCCTGAAGGGTCTGAAGGATTCTTGTAATGTCCCCCAGGCTCATCATGTACGGAGTTGTGTCCTTCATGAAAGTGGTGGGCCAGCTCGGGGGAGATTTTTACTTCACCGACTGTCTCTTCTTTGGGGCCATCGTGTCGGCGACAGACCCAGGTACAACATggacattggaaaaaaaattgtgagctCTTTTGAAGCATTATCCAGCGTGATGATTTTTCTTATCGGCCCTCAGAGTCAATCAAGATGCTTGTTTAACTTCTTTGTGGCTTTCATTTTTGTCCCAAAAGTACTCACAGTATCAGTCCCTTGTCCCACAAATCCCTTGTCTTTGTGTTGCAGTGACGGTGCTGGCCATTTTCAACGATCTGAAGGTAGACGTGGACCTGTATGCTTTACTTTTTGGGGAAAGCGTGCTCAATGACGCCGTGGCCATCGTCCTCTCGTCGTAAGTTTTCTTGAAAACCCGCCGAAGAATCAACACAAACTCCCATAATCCCTCCGCGGATCGGCCGATGTCACTAACACAAGTCCCTGTCGTTCCATTGCTGGCCTTCCATTCCTCCATCTGTCATTCATCACCTACCCGTACGTATGCATGCAGTGTTCTTCTCCGTTTGGAGAAGCAAAGTAGGCGGGGGGCTCGAATTGTGCGTCCCGAGGGCGAGGAGGAATGGCTGGAGAAGAACCAGACAGTTACTCCTCGGTGGGTGGTTGGACTTTGTGTTTGATTGTGGTGGCGTATTGGGAATCCACAAAGTGACTCATAACACATTTCCtctaaaaatacaaaagtgGGGGTTTATTTTTGAAGTCACAGTGTGGATGTAAATCACATCTTATCAGACATTCATGGCTTCAAGTTCCTTGTCATCCGGTGGGTCCCGcccgctgttttttttgtttgtttttatcttttcttttcttcttctaacgGTGTGTATGTTTATGCCGTCCGTTCGGCCCTCAGCTCCATTGTGGCTTACCAGCCGACGGGGGACAACAGCCACAGCTTTGAAGCCACGGCCATGCTCAAATCCTTCGGCATCTTCCTTGGTGTCTTCAGCGGATCGTTTGCTCTCGGCGTGGCCACCGGTGTGGTGACAGCGCTCATATCCTTCGCGTTATCTGATTATTGCATCCTCGGTGTCCTGTTTGTTTGGTTATTGTACTTTGGGTTTATTTTTAGTAAGCGTTGCACATTGTCATCGGATTACTGGTTTCTCTTAACTTTTCATCACGTGACCAAGTTTACCAAGCTGAGGGACTTCCCCTTGTTGGAGACGGCGCTGTTTTTCCTCATGTCCTGGAGCACTTTCCTGTTGGCCGAGGCTTGCGGCTTTACCGGTGACACTTTCACGTCGTTAGAATAGAATCGTATTCATGTGGCGCTCAACTGGCTCGTCACGTTCTGAATGTTCGAATCCAGGCGTGGTCGCCGTGCTGTTCTGCGGGATGACTCAGGCTCACTACACCTATAACAATCTCTCTCGTGACTCACAGGATCGAACCAAACAGGTACGCGCCGACTGCGACACGTCAGTCGCCAAAGAATGCCAACAGACTCGCCCGTGACGCCGTAACCTGTTCTTAACGTGCTTGTCACAACACAGTTGTTTGAGCTGCTCAACTTTCTGGCGGAGAACTTCATCTTCTCCTACATGGGCCTGACGCTCTTCTCCTTTCAATCGCACGTCTTCAACCCTCTGTTCATCATCGGGGCCTTTGTATCCTTCACTCGCATCATTCTCAAAGAGGTCTTGGCTATTCATTTGAAATGTGTGTTCCGATCATGGAATAGAATCTCCAAGGTCTTTGCCCTTGACCAAAATCTTACTCTAGGTAGCAGTGTTCTTGGGCAGGGCGGCAAACATTTACCCATTGTCCTTCCTGCTCAACCTTGGCCGCAAGAACAAGATTGGTTCCAATTTCCAGCACGTCATGATGTTTGCAGGTACGCTGTATGAGGCAAAGGCTCATGATCTGCCTCTGCCTCTTTCCTCCAGCAGGGGGAAGTGTTGTTGAAGGTATAACTTGACAGGATGGgccaaaaaacacatttcaagtGTGTATTGAGCACAATTTCCAAATGATTCATTTACAtaatttctgtattttttattttgattaattATTAGTGTTTGTGCGTTGAATattttgagacttttttgtgagAGTTCCTCTTGCTTTTAAACggcaatgttctttttttttttttttagatgcacCTGATCTGCTGTATTTCTAAACTTCGTCTCGTCCCTTCTAGGACTGCGCGGGGCGATGACATTTGCTCTGTCCATCCGCGACACGGCCACCTATGCCCGCCAGATGATGTTCTCTACCACCTTGCTGATTGTCTTCTTCACCGTGTGGCTCTGCGGAGGCGGCACCATGCCTATGTTGTCCTTCATGAGTATTCCGTGAGGGCCATAACTGAATTCACCCTACCACCTGTTTGCATACATTATATATGTGTGATTTTCATAATTCCAAAGTCccactcctgttttttttttttctctcctcagTGTGGGTGTGGACTCTGATCAAGACCACTCAGTATGTATACCACGTTAAAATGTGTTGGTATTCCTTTGTTAAATGAAAGAAATGTAAGCAAATGTTCCGCCCGACAGAGTTCAGGAATGCTGGATGACTCACAGAGGAGGAACACAAAGCATGAGAGCGCCTGGCCATTCAGGATCTGGTACAACTTTGATCGCAAGTATCCTTTAATGTGAATGGGAACTCTAGGATTTTAATTTTAGAGGGAGCATAAATTGAAACGGTAAGGGCCTAGAATTGATCCCTGCGGCACACCTCATGTTATTTCATGGATTTTTGAGGCGCAGGGATCTTAGCCTATCAGAAATGGGGTTAGTTAACATGCTCTTGTTTAGGTAGCAATCTTCTGGATAATTTtaactttttcaaaaatgttcaagGTCCTTGACACATTTTTGCGCAGCTACCTGAAACCCCTCTTGACCCACAGTGGCCCCCCTCTCACTGCCACCCTGCCCGCCTGTTGCGGACCCCTAGCACGGTGCCTCACCAGCCCGCAAGCATACGAGGTTTGAACGTCAATGTCATTATTCAACACATTTGAAGAAGCGTGTCCTAAGAAGGTTCTTAAAATGACTGCTCGCACTAGAACGAGGGGCCGCTGCACGACGACGACTCCGACTTCATCCTGAACGACGCCGGCGTCAGCTCCATGTACGCCGACGTCACAGTCAGCATGGACGGCTCGAGCTCCAGCGGCATTAAGCGCCACCGTCCGTCCGCCGCCGACGAGGGCCCGGATCATGAATTGGCGCTGGCTGAGCATGAGGTGGCCATCCGGGGCACCCGACTCGTCCTACCGATGAATGACCCGGCCGATCCGCCGACTACCGTAACCCTGCCCCCGCCGCCCTCCCCGCCCCGCTCAGACCCCCGTAGGCACAGACTGTAAAACAAGGTTAGCCCTGCCGGGATGCATTTGTTTGTCGTTATCATAGAAAATCCCACCCAGGTTATTTTTTGCCTCCCATTACTCAGGCAGTGGCAATATTCACGTGACCGTACTGTATTTTctgcaggctatttatttggaaATTCCCAACTACAGTCTATGACTGTTTCATTGTAGTCATGTATCTTTTCTTATTTGCTGCCCATACCTATTCAGCACCTTTTCCAACACACCAATGAGATGCACCAATGCAATCCAAGTTGTTTTGTCAAGTATTGAGGCTTGGTTAAGCACTGGAGACATTTCTTGCTGTGGATTCACAGCAAGAAATTTCTCCTTTTGGCGAGGCTCGCTTACAAAGTGGCTATTTTTACAAGACGACATACATTTGATGGTTTTCAATTGGACTGATTctgcactccccccccccccccccattacagCCCTGCTTATTGGCAATAACTATTCTCACAGTCACTCTCTACCTGGCTGGGAACTGAATGGTCTTCTATGCTGCTGAATTATTTTCACAGACCAAACATCTGTTCTCCTGCCATTAAGGAAGCATGACTAATCCACTtagtaatgaaaaaaaaaaagaaaaacacagcccGCACAAACTTTTACGGTCACGTAATTACAGCCGCTAAACTCTTAATGACTGGAATAATTATCTGCTTTCACTGTTTCTCGTCGCTTAAAATCTTCCCGTGGACAGGTACGTGAGGGGCTTTGCGAGGAGTACTCGGTGACTGTAGGCGTGAACGTGAACATACCACGCGCAAGGTCAGGTACTATCGAGAGATACGCGCTGGATGACAAGTCGGCGGTACATTAAGAGTAAGGCTAAACTACTGACAACTTATACACTTCTGTCAAGACATTTTAGCACCACCCGTGTGCTTGActcatggatttatttatttatttgtttgtttgttgtctcATGATATGACATTTCTTTATTacgatttgtttttaaaagtagGACAGCTCAGTGGCGAGACGCACCCCCGACCGATTCATCCTATGTGAGCTGTGCTGTCCAAACGTAGGTGAGGGCGATTGTCGAGTTTCCATTCGGAAACTttaaccgtgtgtgtgtgtacattttttttgtgtgatgtAGCAAGACGAGCGCTTCTCATGTGAACGTCATTTACAAGCTTGTGACTGGAAAAAACAactagatgaaaaaaaaaataaagcactaATGTGACTGATGCACCGCCACGCACACAGACAAAACCGCACACACGCCATGTCTTTGGTATGAGGGCATGCTAAACTATTGTGAATTCAAGTGCCTAAAATGTAAATTGAACTCCTCAGTGTAGATTTGTACATTCAATTTGTCCAGTCATGTGATCATTTTGATGGGCGCTTGATGCGCCGATTGATGTTGACTAAGAACAATGCAGTtggtttaattcattttttggtGTAACTGAGATAAATAATCGATCATCAGAACTACTAGCAACAGTGGAAGGTTTACTGAATTGTAGCGTATACGGTACCTGCATAATGGTGGAATCTCCAAAGTTAAACGAAGTAGTAAAATTACCAAAATGTTGCGTTGAACTTGGGAGGTTCCACTGCAGCAATGCGAAAGGATCCTACCTATTCATTCGTTTGCTTTTTGCACATAGGCATCTCTGTAGGTTGGTAGACTGAAACCGGTACTGTCATCTTTGTGCTGGTCAACACCGTAAGAGTGTCTTTAATATACCCAGATAACTATTTAATCCCTCAAACTGTTTTTGTCCTTATTTTGTTTGAAGCAGTATTCAGGTTTTCTACACAATCATCCACACAATTTGGATCGTGTGTAACTTTGTGTTGATGATTTAATGTATATGGTACTTTTGTTGCAGCGATCACACACAAATTAAATACCAGTATATTTTGAAGAGATATGAAGAGCTTTTGTAGAGATTAAACACTGACGTTTGTGAACATGGAAGAAATGTTGATATGTGTTGATAAGAAATGTgatttaaaatgatgaaaatatttgacTGACTTCTTCCTTCTATATTTTTGGTCTCTTGTCTGGCAAGTTGCAAATGTACCAGAAATAAATGTCAAGGACTGCACTTTGTTTCTTCTCGTCCTGTGAGTGTATTTCGATGCAGTGAGGTAAACATTTAACACAATgtgcttgcattttttttttagctgaatAAGTTccttaaaatataaaatatccatccatatttCAATATAATGCAGCGCAGCTCACTCCATCCACATTGCAGGTTGGACCTCAATGGGTTTACGAATTTGTCGGACTGCAGCTTATTCTAAAAACGTGAGTATGCAGATTCCCATTTGTGCTTATTCTCAAATCAGTGGTTATTAAGAAAAAATCTCACTTGAgtttgttatttcttttttttccggaGGGGGGCGCGATTTATATCActtcgtgtgtttttttttttacttctgtaGAAGGAAgtctaattttattttattttgaagcttGACACCAACATCCGGTCTCTGCTTGGTTGTTGATGTCTAGCAGACAGACAACGCCACTAGACGTGTTTACGCTGAAGCCGGAGGTGCGAAGTTAACACCGGGGGGACCCGCTCCTCGACACCCACGGCAATACGTGCATCCTCGGCTGCCCGAATCAACCTTGACTCGGTAAGATAGAGGACCAGAAAAAAACACGTTCTTGTTGAAACTTGTGACTTAACTCACAATGTAATTTACTAGAAAAATGTGCGCTACTTAACGTAATCGTTATGATTGATGTGCGTGACATTATCAATTCATAAAGAAATTAGAGCAATTTGCCACATGTAGAATATCCGGAAATAAGTTTGTGCTTCCTGATTATAATAGTgttgatgaaaagaaaattaataATGTGTCTTTGTTACATCCCCCCAGACTTGCCTTGCAAAACTCTCCAAAATTCCAAAAGGGAATCAAAAGTTGCATGGGGCGTTGTCTCTGTAAGTATttctgcaagtgtgtgtgtgtgtgtgtgtgtgtgtgtgtgt
The Syngnathus typhle isolate RoL2023-S1 ecotype Sweden linkage group LG15, RoL_Styp_1.0, whole genome shotgun sequence DNA segment above includes these coding regions:
- the LOC133167837 gene encoding cytokine receptor common subunit gamma-like, with product MLHKLLLLLVLVGPGFAEEPPDVDCVVLHLESVKCTWNKHGNPKVNYTFRSWFHDEAVRECEKYITNNSLKIGCIQPYGYIANRFFTFYMQLVHGNDTYPKSDYLKSKVKLNPPTNLTVQNGSDWNLWFYWNQTFPSCVENEVRYRINYEEWVPDRVNLGKQNYCINLPSSRSQYELQVRSKLHEGCGASGWSDWSDSVMWGSNNGTESDQGDGSMFVWIIVYILAPVILILMAVLLLRHERFRIIFIHVVPKPSLIPQDIEPWPQISKGLKEGFKANYHEQPCPVREYHQVPQ
- the LOC133167833 gene encoding sodium/hydrogen exchanger 6-like isoform X2, which produces MASTQIIPLVHVKSPTALWSLPFALLSFVLVGRGEGNAMDNVVTERLAEESHRQDSANLLIFIMLLTLTILTIWLFKHRRFRFLHETGLAMIYGLLVGVILRFGVHVPPSMSDVVQGCAVNASPATLLVNVSGRFYEYTLKGEVSRSKGHQVQDDEMLRKVTFDPEVFFNILLPPIIFHAGYSLKRRHFFRNIGSILAYAFLGTVISCFIIGLIMYGVVSFMKVVGQLGGDFYFTDCLFFGAIVSATDPVTVLAIFNDLKVDVDLYALLFGESVLNDAVAIVLSSSIVAYQPTGDNSHSFEATAMLKSFGIFLGVFSGSFALGVATGVVTALISFALSDYCILGVLFVWLLYFGFIFSKRCTLSSDYWFLLTFHHVTKFTKLRDFPLLETALFFLMSWSTFLLAEACGFTGVVAVLFCGMTQAHYTYNNLSRDSQDRTKQLFELLNFLAENFIFSYMGLTLFSFQSHVFNPLFIIGAFVAVFLGRAANIYPLSFLLNLGRKNKIGSNFQHVMMFAGLRGAMTFALSIRDTATYARQMMFSTTLLIVFFTVWLCGGGTMPMLSFMSIPVGVDSDQDHSSSGMLDDSQRRNTKHESAWPFRIWYNFDRNYLKPLLTHSGPPLTATLPACCGPLARCLTSPQAYENEGPLHDDDSDFILNDAGVSSMYADVTVSMDGSSSSGIKRHRPSAADEGPDHELALAEHEVAIRGTRLVLPMNDPADPPTTVTLPPPPSPPRSDPRRHRL
- the LOC133167833 gene encoding sodium/hydrogen exchanger 6-like isoform X1 translates to MASTQIIPLVHVKSPTALWSLPFALLSFVLVGRGEGNAMDNVVTERLAEESHRQDSANLLIFIMLLTLTILTIWLFKHRRFRFLHETGLAMIYGLLVGVILRFGVHVPPSMSDVVQGCAVNASPATLLVNVSGRFYEYTLKGEVSRSKGHQVQDDEMLRKVTFDPEVFFNILLPPIIFHAGYSLKRRHFFRNIGSILAYAFLGTVISCFIIGLIMYGVVSFMKVVGQLGGDFYFTDCLFFGAIVSATDPVTVLAIFNDLKVDVDLYALLFGESVLNDAVAIVLSSVLLRLEKQSRRGARIVRPEGEEEWLEKNQTVTPRSIVAYQPTGDNSHSFEATAMLKSFGIFLGVFSGSFALGVATGVVTALISFALSDYCILGVLFVWLLYFGFIFSKRCTLSSDYWFLLTFHHVTKFTKLRDFPLLETALFFLMSWSTFLLAEACGFTGVVAVLFCGMTQAHYTYNNLSRDSQDRTKQLFELLNFLAENFIFSYMGLTLFSFQSHVFNPLFIIGAFVAVFLGRAANIYPLSFLLNLGRKNKIGSNFQHVMMFAGLRGAMTFALSIRDTATYARQMMFSTTLLIVFFTVWLCGGGTMPMLSFMSIPVGVDSDQDHSSSGMLDDSQRRNTKHESAWPFRIWYNFDRNYLKPLLTHSGPPLTATLPACCGPLARCLTSPQAYENEGPLHDDDSDFILNDAGVSSMYADVTVSMDGSSSSGIKRHRPSAADEGPDHELALAEHEVAIRGTRLVLPMNDPADPPTTVTLPPPPSPPRSDPRRHRL